CATCAAGGTTATTTCCACTGGGAGTCACAACCCCTAAACCCGTAATCACCACTCTTCTTCCGTGCATCAATTTTTATCTTCCTTAACTATGAAAAACGAGTCCACGGTCAACGGTCAACAGTCTATAGAAAATAAACAATTCCTTTAAAACTGTTGACCATTGACTGTCGACTGTGGACTGGAAACCATTTTCATCCACATGTGTGGCCAAACGTTTATGACTACAACTATAAAAACAGGAGCTCGAAAAAATAAAAAAAGCATTTCCCACTTTTCAATTATATAAAAAAGAAAGGGGAAATGCTCCTCTTATCCAAGCTTTAAGCACTCTTAGATTTCTGCTTTTCCTCTATGTATCGGATGGTATCCCCTACCGTTTTTAGCCTTTCAGCATCTTCATCGGGGATTTCAGCATCAAATTCCTCTTCGAAGGCCATCACAAGCTCAACGGTATCAAGGGAGTCAGCCCCCAAATCCTCAATAAAGGACGCCTCCGGAGTCACTTCTTCCGGATTCACCCCTAACTGCTCCACAATAATTTTTTTAACTTTCTCTTCGACTGACATTCAATGACCCTCCTCTCTTCTCGTAGGCTATGTTTACGACTCAACTTCATCATTTCCAACAAGGTGATCGTTTTAAGTTACCAGGCCTCCACAAACCTGAATCACTTGTCCATTTACATATCGAGATAAATCACTTGAAAGAAACAAAACAACGTTGG
This Chlamydiota bacterium DNA region includes the following protein-coding sequences:
- a CDS encoding acyl carrier protein; translation: MSVEEKVKKIIVEQLGVNPEEVTPEASFIEDLGADSLDTVELVMAFEEEFDAEIPDEDAERLKTVGDTIRYIEEKQKSKSA